The Poriferisphaera corsica DNA segment GTCGTTAAATATATAGCGCTTACTGTTTGCGATTTTGGCTTTGCATGGCCTCAAGCGTGGATGCGGGGATTGAAGGCAAGATTGAGTGGGGGATGGCTGGGGAAAACGGGGGGTGTGTAAAATCATGGATTAGTGTGGGTGAGGCCGATGGTATTGGTGCGGGCCAGTGTGTGGATTGGGGTAAAGGGCATTTCCGGTGTTTCGTTGCAAATTATTTCAGATCCTGAAACGTTAAGTCTAATCTCTGATTAGAGGGTTGGTTATGTTGTCATACGTGCTTTGGGCGTTAGGTATCTATGTGTTATTGAGTTACGTATGGGGTGCATACGTAGCTTGGCGGCTGAATCGGTTGCGTCGTCAGATGCAGGAAACGATCGACGCGAGTGAAATGCAAATGGAGTCGGACGGGCTTTCGGTTGATTTTAAAGGCTTACGGAAATGGGCTGACGAAGGGGCAGGGCAGTTAGGGGAGCAGGACATGATGGACGTTACGGATGGTATTACTGATGGGCAAAACGAAGATGACCAGCATGAACACAAAGGCGAAAACAGCGGGGAGAGCGAAGCAGCCTAATTGAAGGTTAGGTAAACGGTTAACAAAAGACTAAGAATCATATGATGCGACTGAGCGGTAACACCCTCGCCTTTCCGGGGCGAGGGTGTTTGCTAATCTCACCCCCCCCTATCCCCCCCCATCATCCTCCATCCTCCCACCCCCTAAAAATTTCTGATCCCAATCTGCCATCATCCTTTGTCACACTTCTTTTTCGCGATCGTTCTCGAAAATAGAGATGCGATGGTGAGCAGAGCATCATTCTCAACTAATATCTGAACTATCTAGAAAGCTGAGAGGCGCGCACAAAATCAATGTGCATTCTGTGCGCGCGTTATAAAAGCGGTAAAAAACGGTCTATTTCTTGATGTTTTCTCGTGATTTCTATTTATATTTAGAGAAAGTTGAGCTAAAGCGCACGATTATCAGCAAAACATGATTTTGGGTGTGCGCACAAAATGGAAAACCTAATTTATGATTAGATAATATGTTATGGACAGTCTTGCTTGAAACGCACAATTTTTGTGCGCACAAATAATGTGAATAAATTGTGGGAGTTGGATTGTAAAAAACACAGATTGGAAGAGGATGAAAAGAAATGGCTGTACCATAAAAAAAATACAAACAGGATTTAGTATACATGATCTTGGTCGTTTGATACTTCATATGGTTTAGCGGTGGTGCGTATTTTTTTAAGTGTGATCAAGGCGAATAATAGGCAAGTGTTACTCCATGTGAAATTTAGAAAGATGTATAGGAATATAATCACATTGTTGATACGGAAAGGCTGCTTACCTAACGTCCAGTGACTGAGTAGATAGATAGATCCGATGAGCGTCATGGGAAGATAGATCATTGAAACTCGAGATGTGAGTTTTGCGATGCGTGTCTGTTTAAGCAGGCTCAGTGAAGCAGTGATATGACTCGTATATCTAAAGAATGCGGCGGCGTATAGGAATGCGACAAACGGAAAGATGTTATAGAGAAACAGGCAAACAGAATAGAAACGTGCCCGTGCGCGGATATGTGTGAAACCAAATAAATAGTAGTATCCGAAAAATAGTGTGAAATACGCGAGGAAAAGAAAGATTCGTGTAAGGGTTCTGCTTTTAATGCGGATTAGGTTGGGCGGATGGGGTTTGGTGAGTTGTGTGTAGTAAATGTTTGTGATGAAGAAGGGGAGGAGCGTGAGAGAAAGTACGATGCCGAATAGGGAGAATGAACAGTAGTAGAGTGCGGCAAAGGTTTCGAGGATACCACCGAAGGCGGGGATGCCGAAAATATCGGGAAGAGAGATGGTCATGAGTAGCAATTGATGTGTGCTGAGGCAGAACAGGATGACGCCGAGTGTGACGATGAGGGTGTCGAATGTTGAAAGGCGGCTGGTGATCCAGTTGATGGTGAGTTGACGGTGATCGAGTGTTTGATTGACGGGGTAGCCGCATTCAGGGCAAGATTGAGTGGGGGAGAGAGTTTTGAGGTTGTATTCACATTGAGCGCAGGGAAGGTCAGTCGTGATGGGCTGGTTGGCTGCGGTGATATTTGAGGACATAATAAAACCCGGATCTTATGAGTGACATTGGAAGAGGCGATTGCTATTCAGAAGATAGGTGTTATACGTTTGTGGGGCAGTGTTTGTTTACGTGGTTTGAATTTTGTTTTGTTTGAGATGAAAAACGCACGGCTTACTGGGTAAGCCGTGCGATGTGGATGAGAAGTGTTTTGGGGATGTTTAGAAGCGCGTTTATGCAGCGTCTTTGACTTTGAATTGTGCGACGAGCTGCTTGAGTGATTCGGCTTTTTCTGACAAACCGGCGGCGGCGACGCTGGCTTGTTGAGTGCCTTCACGGGACTGGTGCGTCACGGCGGCGATCGACTGAATGTTGCGTGAGATCTGCTCGGAAGCGGCGGACTGCTGCTCGGCAGCGGCGGCGATGGACTGCACCATCTCAGCGACGTTCTCTGCGCCATCCACAATATTGTTTAGCGACTCACCGGCACGACGCGCGGAATCGACACCCTTGCCGACGATCTCGGTGCCGCTGCTCATTTTTTCGACAGCCTGATGCGTGCCGGCCTGGATACCGGAGATGAGTTCGCTGACACCGTCGGTGGCTTTGGTGGTGCGGTCGGCGAGCTTACGGACTTCATCGGCGACAACCGCGAAGCCTCGGCCATGCTCACCGGCACGGGCGGCCTCGATGGCGGCATTGAGGGCAAGGAGGTTGGTCTGATCGGCGATGTCATTGATGACTTCGATGATCTCGCCGATGCGTTCACCTTGCTTGCCTAACTCACCAATAGATAGGCTGGAATCGCTGACGACGGTTTCGATCTCATTCATGCCGGACATGGTTTGCTGGACGATGTCGCCGCCGTCGAGAGCAACCTGCTTGGCATCCCCTGCACTTGAGTTGGCGTCGTGGCTTTTTTGTGCGACTTCATTGATGGAAGCGCTCATTTCCTCGACAGCGGTAGAGATTTCCTGGACCTGGCCGGACTGCTCTTCCATGCCGGCGGCGATCTCCTCGCTGGACGCGGCGATTTGGGTCGATGCGCTGGCGACGTCGAGCGTGAGACGCATGACGTCGGAGATAGTATCGTGAACTTTTTCGACAAAGACGTTGAAAGCTTGGGCGAGGTTGCCGAGCTCGTCTTTGGAGTTGATGGTCAATCTAACGGTTAGATCGCCTTCGCCTTGAGAGATATCGTTGAGGCTATCGACAACGTTTTGGATGGGCTTGCTGATTTTGCCAGCGGCGTACCACATGAGGAAGCCTGCGATGGTGAGGCAGACGATGCCGAGTGCGATGATTTGGTAGAGGGCGGCTTTGGCGGGGGCCATGATGACCGAGCCGGGGATACGCATGGCGCTGACGAGGTACTGGCCGGTGCTGCCGAGCTCGAACGGGTAGTAGAGAACGAGATCGCCGGAAGAGGTCCAGATGTACATGGATTCACCGGTAAGAACGCGGTCTTTCACTTTCATGAAGGTTGGGCTGATTTCGACAAGATCTTTGGTGATGAGGTCAGGTTTGCCTTGGAAGGCGATAATTTTTCCGGTGGGGCTGAGGATTCCGAGTTTTGCTGAGCCATCGAATTCATTGTTTTTGTCAGCGATTTCCTGCATTTGATTCATGGAGATGTCGACGCCGGCAATGCCAACGGTTTTATCGCCGCGTTTGATGATTGTTGCGAAGGATGCTTGGAGCACGACTTGGCCGTTACCGTAATCCCAGATGTAGGGTTCGGAGAGGAAAATTTGTTTTTTGTTCCATGGTTCCCAGAACCACTGGTCAGTTGGTTTGGCGGTGCGATTGACCCGGCTTGATGATTCGAGTTTTCCGTTGTTGCGTATTGTAAGTGTTGAGGCGAATTTGCTCATATCGTGTTTGATGCCGTCTATCTCAAAGTTAGTTAAATCGGCGGTGTCTTTGTTGAGCCATGTCCATGCGGCGAGAAGATCGGGCTTGAAGAGGATCTGTCTACGGTTGATGCCTTTGACATTTTGCATGTTGAGGAGCGGCTCATCATCGGTGCGGTAGAGCGCGTCGCAGAGGGATTGTGCGGTTGATGCCTTTTCGTCCATTGAGCCTTTGAGGGTTGTTGAGGTGGAAGCAATGATTTTCATGGCTTCCTGTTCGGCTTTGGCTTTGGTTTCATTCCAGATTTTGATACCTGCGAAGCTGAAACCACAGATCATGGCGATGGTCATGGTGAGACCACACCAGACGACGACTTTCATACGTATTGATAGATTGCGCATAGATGCCTCCTGGATATGCGTGTTGAGGGGATTGTGTTGCCGAATAACCGGGGCAACACCCCTATATTTGTTCGTGTGAAAAGAGAGGCGGCTTGAAGTGAAAGGGAAGAAAAAAGGAATAATTGGTTATCTTTTTCCGGTTTAGTCCGGATTTAATTGGGGTTTAGTACGTCTTGCACGGTTATTGTTGTGTTGACCAGTGGGCCGATCACATGAAACGAAGGTGTTGATCGATCCTATGAA contains these protein-coding regions:
- a CDS encoding methyl-accepting chemotaxis protein, whose protein sequence is MRNLSIRMKVVVWCGLTMTIAMICGFSFAGIKIWNETKAKAEQEAMKIIASTSTTLKGSMDEKASTAQSLCDALYRTDDEPLLNMQNVKGINRRQILFKPDLLAAWTWLNKDTADLTNFEIDGIKHDMSKFASTLTIRNNGKLESSSRVNRTAKPTDQWFWEPWNKKQIFLSEPYIWDYGNGQVVLQASFATIIKRGDKTVGIAGVDISMNQMQEIADKNNEFDGSAKLGILSPTGKIIAFQGKPDLITKDLVEISPTFMKVKDRVLTGESMYIWTSSGDLVLYYPFELGSTGQYLVSAMRIPGSVIMAPAKAALYQIIALGIVCLTIAGFLMWYAAGKISKPIQNVVDSLNDISQGEGDLTVRLTINSKDELGNLAQAFNVFVEKVHDTISDVMRLTLDVASASTQIAASSEEIAAGMEEQSGQVQEISTAVEEMSASINEVAQKSHDANSSAGDAKQVALDGGDIVQQTMSGMNEIETVVSDSSLSIGELGKQGERIGEIIEVINDIADQTNLLALNAAIEAARAGEHGRGFAVVADEVRKLADRTTKATDGVSELISGIQAGTHQAVEKMSSGTEIVGKGVDSARRAGESLNNIVDGAENVAEMVQSIAAAAEQQSAASEQISRNIQSIAAVTHQSREGTQQASVAAAGLSEKAESLKQLVAQFKVKDAA